CATTAGCATATCGTATGCGACCAACTAATTTAGACGAAGTTGTTGGTCAAAGGCATCTGATTGGTCCAGGCAAAATTATTCGCCGAATGGTGGAAGCTAGACTTCTATCTTCAATGATCCTTTACGGCCCTCCTGGCATCGGTAAGACAAGTATTGCTAGTGCTATTGCAGGCTCAACTAAATATGCCTTTAGAAAGCTCAATGCAGCTACTGACGGCAAAAAGCAATTGCAACAAGTAGCCGAAGAAGGCAAAATGAGTGGGACAGTTGTCTTATTGCTGGACGAAATTCATCGTTTGGACAAAACTAAGCAGGACTTCTTACTGCCTTTGCTAGAATCGGGACAAATCATTTTAATTGGGGCAACTACTGAGAACCCTTATATTTCGATCTCCCCTGCTATTCGTTCACGTTGCCAAATTTTTGAATTAAAGCCTCTTTCTACAGATGATGCGCGTGCTCTTTTGATTGAAAAAGGCAACGGTGATTTGCGGTCTACTTTGAATAGTTTAGAATTAGCTGTTCTTTCAACTAAGCAAGAATTGCAAGATAAACACCAAGATGATCAAAAAATTATCATCACTCAAAAAGAAATGGCTGATTCAATTCAAATGAAGGTGCAAAACTTTGATGCTTCTGGTGATGGACATTACGATCTAGTCTCAGCATTTCAAAAATCAATTCGTGGCTCTGATACAGATGCAGCGCTGCACTATCTTGCCCGATTAATTGAATCTGGTGACTTAGTCTCTATCTGTCGAAGGCTAGCAGTAATTGCCTACGAAGATATTGGACTAGCCGATCCAGCCGCAGCTGAACACGCTATAGTAGCCATCCAAGCTGCACAAATGGTTGGCTTGCCTGAAGCACGAATTCCACTGGCTAATGCGGTTATTGAGTTAGCTCTTTCTGCCAAAAGCAATAGTGCCATTTCAGCAATTGATGCTGCACTAGCTGATATTCGAAATAAAAAGGTTGATTCAATTCCCGCCAACCTAAAAGATGCTCATTACTCTGGTGCCAAAAAGCTTGGACATGGCGTGAACTACCTTTATCCTCATGATTATCAAAATGATTGGGTAGCACAGCAATACTTGCCTAATAACCTACTTCATGCCAGCTACTTTGCACCTAAAGGCAATTCTAAAGTCGAAGCTAGATATAAGGCAACCTATCAAAAATTAAAACAAATGCAATCTGATAACTTGCGCAATAATCACTAATCTCGCGCATTCAATATGGTTGACAAGCACCTGTAATATGCGTATTATAATAAGTGATCTGAGTTGATCGACAAGCTTAAATGTATAAAGTTGACCGATCAAACTATAAGACGTGGGGGTTGGCAAATAACTACCGAATCGGAATACTGCCTTGTTGCAGGATCCATATTCGCTGCGATGCCAGCTAAAATTTTGAACATTGCGGGTTCAACAAGCGTCATTATGCTATGTTTAGTCAACTCGGATTTCTTTAGAATATTAAAAAAGGCGGTCTCAATTGACCGTCTTTTTCTATAGTGGAGACTGTTAAATGGCAATAAAGATTGTAATGATTATTTTTATCCTTCTCCTACTGTTAACCTCATGGTACATGTGGCACAGAAGGAACGGACATTTTTTAATTTATGACATTGGTGGCGATCCACGCTTGAGCAATATTCTTAAGTGGACTTCAGTCGCCCTTTTAGCTGAAAGTATTTTAGGAATTATTTTGCTATTCATGGGTAATAAATATTTGAACTTAATCACCTTATTCTTAGCTTCATTAACTATTTTGGCTTTTGGTTTATCAATTACTCAAAATAAAGAATAATAATTCACTAATGACAAGCAAAATTTTGGTAAAATAGAATATAGGAAGAGGTGCTTATATATGCTTTCACAATACAAGAATATTCAAGTTGCAGTTGATGGTTCAAAAGAAGCTGACTTGGCTTTCAGCAAGGCTGTAGCCATCGCCAAGCGTAACCATGCAACA
This is a stretch of genomic DNA from Lactobacillus crispatus. It encodes these proteins:
- a CDS encoding replication-associated recombination protein A produces the protein MKPLAYRMRPTNLDEVVGQRHLIGPGKIIRRMVEARLLSSMILYGPPGIGKTSIASAIAGSTKYAFRKLNAATDGKKQLQQVAEEGKMSGTVVLLLDEIHRLDKTKQDFLLPLLESGQIILIGATTENPYISISPAIRSRCQIFELKPLSTDDARALLIEKGNGDLRSTLNSLELAVLSTKQELQDKHQDDQKIIITQKEMADSIQMKVQNFDASGDGHYDLVSAFQKSIRGSDTDAALHYLARLIESGDLVSICRRLAVIAYEDIGLADPAAAEHAIVAIQAAQMVGLPEARIPLANAVIELALSAKSNSAISAIDAALADIRNKKVDSIPANLKDAHYSGAKKLGHGVNYLYPHDYQNDWVAQQYLPNNLLHASYFAPKGNSKVEARYKATYQKLKQMQSDNLRNNH